A window of the Tunturibacter empetritectus genome harbors these coding sequences:
- a CDS encoding VWA domain-containing protein, which produces MSALNRVPLVLFCLSFLPLAAFSQQQAPSAEQLPAASVPIPEARDANLTLDVVVTDRSGKPRTGLTQSDFVVRDNNQIRKVLSFRAVDSTAPAEPVKIILLVDEVNTSFTRVAYERDQLKKFLQQSGGQLTHPVSLAFFSDAGTELQSGSSRDGNALLAEFDQHVTKLRTIRRSAGFYGATERFDLSLKAISLLAATEAKEQGRKMVIWISPGWPILSGPNITLSAKQEQGLFSSIVYLSTMLRQARITLYSIDPLGVADAATTRVFYYEEFLKPISKPQDAQAGNLALQVLARQSGGQALNSSNDITEQITRCVQEADAFYTLTVEPMPSDRPNQSHVVAVSVEAPGLTARTRNLYYGQP; this is translated from the coding sequence ATGAGTGCGTTGAATCGGGTCCCGCTGGTTCTGTTCTGTCTTTCGTTCCTCCCTCTCGCGGCATTCTCACAGCAGCAGGCACCGTCGGCGGAGCAGCTGCCAGCGGCCTCCGTGCCAATCCCTGAAGCGCGAGACGCTAACCTGACGCTGGATGTTGTGGTGACCGACCGGTCGGGTAAGCCCAGAACAGGTCTCACGCAGAGTGACTTTGTCGTGCGGGACAATAACCAGATCCGAAAGGTTCTCTCGTTCCGCGCTGTGGATAGTACTGCTCCCGCCGAGCCGGTGAAGATCATCCTCCTGGTGGATGAGGTAAACACTTCGTTCACTCGTGTAGCGTATGAGCGCGACCAGCTCAAGAAGTTTCTTCAGCAAAGCGGTGGGCAGCTTACCCATCCGGTATCGCTGGCCTTCTTCAGCGACGCGGGGACAGAGCTGCAGAGCGGCTCCTCGCGTGACGGCAATGCGTTGCTGGCAGAGTTCGATCAGCATGTGACGAAGCTGCGAACCATCAGGCGCTCAGCGGGTTTTTATGGCGCGACGGAGCGCTTCGATCTCTCCCTCAAGGCGATCAGTCTGCTTGCGGCCACCGAGGCGAAGGAGCAGGGACGGAAGATGGTGATCTGGATAAGCCCAGGCTGGCCGATTCTCAGCGGACCGAATATCACGTTGAGTGCGAAGCAGGAGCAGGGGCTGTTTTCGTCGATCGTCTATCTCTCTACGATGCTCCGGCAGGCTCGGATCACGCTCTACAGCATCGATCCGCTGGGGGTGGCCGATGCCGCGACGACCCGCGTCTTTTACTACGAGGAGTTTTTGAAGCCGATATCGAAGCCGCAGGATGCCCAGGCGGGAAACCTTGCGTTGCAGGTGCTGGCGCGACAGAGCGGCGGGCAGGCACTCAACTCCAGCAACGATATTACCGAGCAGATCACACGCTGCGTTCAAGAGGCGGACGCGTTCTATACGCTGACCGTGGAGCCGATGCCGTCGGACCGGCCAAACCAATCTCATGTGGTCGCGGTTAGTGTGGAAGCCCCTGGGCTGACGGCTCGAACGAGAAACCTGTACTACGGCCAGCCGTAA
- a CDS encoding HIT family protein, protein MDRLWTPWRYSYVTRSEPQAKSGVPEALSAWPPTEAEDKHCVFCNMIAAVDYAVEHGMEPEAAEKAAHIVHRGTHCFICLNAFPYATGHLLLLPYQHLDTLAALPVEVAREFVALAQRSELALRQVYRPGGINMGLNLGEAAGAGIAAHMHLHALPRWIGDTNFMTVTAETRVLPEALDVTWERLRAAFEI, encoded by the coding sequence ATGGACCGCCTCTGGACGCCCTGGCGCTATAGCTACGTCACCCGCTCGGAACCGCAGGCCAAAAGCGGGGTTCCCGAGGCTCTCAGCGCCTGGCCCCCGACCGAAGCAGAGGACAAGCACTGCGTCTTCTGCAATATGATCGCAGCGGTCGACTACGCGGTCGAGCACGGGATGGAGCCGGAAGCCGCAGAGAAGGCCGCTCATATCGTTCACCGTGGAACACACTGCTTTATCTGCCTCAACGCCTTTCCCTACGCCACCGGCCACCTGCTGCTGCTGCCGTATCAACATCTGGACACGCTGGCTGCGCTTCCTGTCGAGGTCGCCCGGGAGTTCGTGGCTCTGGCTCAGCGTTCGGAGCTGGCCCTCCGGCAGGTCTATCGCCCGGGCGGCATCAACATGGGCCTCAATCTGGGGGAGGCTGCGGGTGCCGGCATCGCCGCTCACATGCACCTCCATGCCCTGCCCCGATGGATCGGAGATACGAACTTCATGACGGTGACGGCCGAAACCCGCGTCCTTCCTGAGGCTCTCGATGTGACATGGGAGAGGCTTCGCGCTGCCTTCGAAATTTAA
- a CDS encoding putative quinol monooxygenase encodes MLSFNVRMTFDQSDRDEIYEILCHITAASRKEPGCVSYIPHFVEGEGCTVLIYEQYVDDAALEHHRGTPHFHQYAIGGLYQKMKERQVENLTAVC; translated from the coding sequence ATGCTTAGTTTCAACGTGCGAATGACCTTCGACCAGTCCGACCGCGACGAGATCTACGAGATCCTGTGCCATATCACCGCGGCCTCCAGGAAGGAGCCCGGCTGCGTCAGCTATATCCCGCACTTCGTAGAAGGAGAGGGCTGCACGGTACTTATCTATGAGCAGTATGTGGATGACGCTGCCTTGGAGCATCATAGAGGGACACCTCATTTTCATCAGTACGCGATCGGTGGTCTGTATCAGAAGATGAAAGAACGTCAGGTCGAGAATCTGACCGCTGTCTGTTGA
- a CDS encoding 30S ribosomal protein S1, translating into MVENHNPDHNESKPLTTETEVLAHEATAAHTDLSSESTSTQQHETAHDASNVAAQHVAPAAAAHESADHGTVATVTAAADESDDDLNYDAADFAAALANFDREQAAESAAAQNLTAEEVIVTGTVVKITDKHVVVDIGLKSEGLIPLEQVLDIHGVSKFQAGDTVEVVVEREESEGGYLVSYDKALRHKVWDKLEQAANDKTPVKGMVLSRVKGGLTVDIGIKAFLPGSQVEVRPVRNLDGYIGTEIEVRVIKLNKKRGNVVISRKELLEEDQNAKKSVTLSTLEEGSVLTGTVKNLTDYGAFVDMGGLDGLLHITDMSWGRLTHPRDLVNVGDEIQVKVLKFDKDKQRVSLGFKQLTPDPWLDATERYPIGAQVRGRVLSVTDYGAFVELEQGIEGLVHVSEMTWSKRMKHPSKMVKPGDEVDTIILSVNPNDRRISLGMKQLQDNPWEQLEDKYPTGAIIEGRVRNLTDFGAFIEIEDGIDGLVHVSNLSWTKRIKHPSEVLKKGEKVRALVLGVEPENRRLSLGVKQLQPDVWDTFFAQHRVGDVIKGKILRTAQFGAFVEIAEGVEGLCHVSEAIDAEGKPVSMDVDSEHEFKIVKMNQEEKKVGLSIRAVGEEASRAEVESYKEREKSPKGGNNSGSSSSSSSGNSSSTTLGDLINWKRSESERD; encoded by the coding sequence ATGGTAGAAAACCATAATCCTGACCACAACGAGAGCAAACCCCTGACCACCGAAACGGAAGTCCTAGCGCACGAAGCGACAGCGGCTCACACAGACCTGTCTTCTGAATCCACCTCAACCCAACAGCATGAGACCGCCCACGACGCGTCAAATGTAGCTGCACAGCATGTTGCACCCGCTGCCGCCGCTCATGAATCTGCAGATCACGGAACCGTTGCCACGGTCACCGCTGCAGCCGACGAGTCTGACGATGATTTGAACTACGACGCAGCTGACTTTGCCGCCGCCCTTGCGAACTTTGATCGCGAGCAGGCTGCCGAGTCCGCCGCTGCCCAAAACCTGACCGCAGAAGAGGTCATCGTTACCGGCACCGTCGTCAAGATCACCGACAAGCATGTTGTTGTCGACATCGGGCTTAAGTCTGAAGGTCTCATCCCCCTGGAACAGGTTCTGGACATCCATGGTGTCTCGAAGTTCCAAGCAGGTGACACTGTTGAAGTTGTGGTAGAGCGCGAAGAGTCCGAAGGCGGATACCTGGTCAGCTATGACAAGGCTCTCCGTCACAAGGTCTGGGACAAGCTGGAGCAGGCGGCGAACGACAAGACCCCTGTGAAGGGCATGGTTCTCAGCCGCGTCAAGGGTGGTCTCACCGTTGACATCGGCATCAAGGCGTTTCTACCCGGTTCACAGGTCGAGGTTCGTCCCGTCCGCAATCTGGACGGCTACATCGGCACCGAGATCGAAGTCCGCGTCATCAAGCTCAACAAAAAGCGCGGCAACGTCGTCATCAGCCGCAAAGAGCTTCTCGAAGAAGACCAGAACGCCAAGAAGTCCGTCACTCTCTCCACTTTGGAAGAGGGAAGCGTCCTCACCGGCACAGTGAAGAACCTCACCGACTACGGCGCATTCGTCGATATGGGCGGCCTCGATGGCCTGCTCCACATCACCGACATGAGCTGGGGTCGCCTCACCCACCCCCGCGACCTCGTCAACGTTGGCGACGAGATCCAGGTGAAGGTGTTGAAGTTCGACAAGGATAAGCAGCGCGTCTCGCTTGGCTTCAAGCAGCTCACGCCTGATCCGTGGCTCGATGCCACCGAGCGTTACCCAATCGGTGCGCAGGTTCGCGGCCGCGTTCTGTCGGTCACCGACTACGGCGCGTTCGTTGAGCTTGAGCAGGGAATCGAAGGTCTCGTTCACGTCTCCGAGATGACCTGGTCCAAGCGGATGAAACATCCGTCGAAGATGGTCAAGCCCGGCGACGAGGTCGACACCATCATTCTCAGCGTCAACCCGAACGATCGCCGCATCTCGCTCGGCATGAAGCAGCTGCAGGACAATCCGTGGGAGCAGCTCGAAGACAAGTACCCAACGGGTGCCATCATCGAAGGCCGCGTTCGCAACCTCACCGACTTCGGTGCCTTCATTGAGATTGAAGACGGAATCGACGGACTGGTGCATGTCTCGAACCTGAGCTGGACCAAGCGCATCAAGCATCCTTCCGAAGTCCTGAAGAAGGGCGAGAAGGTTCGCGCGCTCGTCCTCGGAGTTGAACCCGAGAATCGCCGTCTGTCGTTGGGCGTCAAGCAGCTTCAGCCGGATGTCTGGGATACGTTCTTCGCTCAGCACCGCGTTGGCGATGTCATCAAGGGTAAGATCCTGCGTACGGCACAGTTCGGAGCCTTCGTTGAGATCGCAGAAGGAGTCGAGGGCCTCTGCCACGTCTCCGAAGCGATCGATGCTGAGGGTAAGCCAGTCTCGATGGATGTGGACTCGGAGCACGAGTTCAAGATCGTCAAGATGAACCAGGAAGAGAAGAAGGTCGGTCTCAGCATCCGTGCCGTCGGCGAAGAAGCGAGCCGCGCAGAGGTCGAGAGCTACAAGGAGCGCGAGAAGTCGCCCAAGGGAGGCAACAACTCGGGCTCGTCTTCCTCTTCATCCTCGGGCAACAGCAGCAGCACGACGCTGGGCGATCTGATCAACTGGAAGCGTTCTGAATCTGAGCGTGACTAA
- a CDS encoding nuclear transport factor 2 family protein, producing the protein MGSGVLLAAMAMGWPASIAFAGHLQPLHEKKHDAKRQVEALEEQWRQAQLAGDVATMDKLLSDDYIGISMTGQVNTKMQQLDRMRTRKFVLTKLDLGEMQVKLVGSIAIVTSRAQVEGTNEGVAVQGTYRYTRVYQRLPSGGWKITSFEATRVPGPRDPGNHDAAAPKAVSSVPPEGPS; encoded by the coding sequence ATGGGCTCTGGCGTGTTGCTGGCGGCCATGGCGATGGGATGGCCTGCGTCGATCGCCTTTGCCGGTCATCTCCAGCCGCTGCATGAGAAGAAGCACGACGCCAAGCGGCAGGTGGAAGCGCTCGAGGAGCAGTGGCGGCAGGCACAGCTGGCGGGCGACGTTGCCACCATGGATAAGCTACTCTCCGACGATTACATCGGCATCTCGATGACCGGCCAGGTCAACACCAAGATGCAGCAACTGGACCGCATGCGGACCCGCAAGTTTGTCCTGACCAAGCTGGACCTGGGCGAAATGCAGGTTAAGCTGGTCGGCTCCATCGCGATTGTGACCTCTCGCGCCCAGGTGGAAGGAACCAACGAAGGCGTAGCGGTTCAGGGAACCTACCGCTATACGCGTGTCTACCAACGGCTGCCTTCCGGGGGATGGAAGATTACGAGCTTTGAGGCTACGAGGGTGCCTGGACCAAGAGATCCGGGCAATCACGATGCGGCAGCACCCAAGGCTGTAAGCAGTGTGCCTCCGGAGGGGCCCTCTTAG
- a CDS encoding adenylosuccinate synthase has product MNQRKSAVILGAQWGDEGKGKIVDVLSEKFSVVARYAGGHNAGHTVIIKGKKFVLQLIPCGVLRPECKGVIGNGVVLDPMAFLSEVKKLKDAGLPVDGQLFVSNRAQVILPYHRMIELAAENAPGRTKIGTTSRGIGPAYEDKMHRSGLRVVDLLNSALLRTHIENACHEKNTIAHALFGTEPLDPKTMYEEYSRAAEQIAPFVTDTAVMLNQEIDNGGKVMFEGAQGALLDIDHGTYPFVTSSSSTAGGAVTGTGVGPTRIGTVIGVTKAYVTRVGEGPFPTEIHDSTSDLLRARGQEYGAVTGRPRRCGWLDLPLLRYSNMINGTEWLVVTKMDVMDECAEIPVCTGYKVNGKLTDLIPADMPGYNAIEPVYTRLKGWNSSTEGITEFDKLPQLAQDYLKFVEKESGAKIGMVSTGPDRDQTMSLPAFEDALKA; this is encoded by the coding sequence GTGAATCAACGCAAATCAGCGGTTATTTTGGGTGCCCAGTGGGGCGATGAGGGCAAAGGCAAGATTGTCGACGTGCTTTCGGAGAAGTTCTCCGTGGTGGCGCGCTATGCAGGCGGCCACAATGCCGGCCATACGGTCATCATCAAAGGCAAAAAGTTCGTTCTGCAGCTGATTCCATGCGGCGTTCTGCGGCCGGAGTGCAAGGGTGTCATTGGCAACGGCGTCGTTCTGGACCCCATGGCGTTTTTGAGCGAGGTCAAGAAGTTAAAGGACGCGGGTCTGCCGGTCGACGGTCAGCTCTTCGTGTCGAACCGTGCGCAGGTGATTCTGCCCTACCACCGGATGATCGAACTGGCAGCGGAGAATGCGCCTGGACGCACGAAGATCGGCACGACCAGCCGCGGCATCGGGCCGGCCTACGAAGACAAGATGCATCGCAGCGGACTGCGGGTGGTGGACCTGCTGAACTCGGCGCTGCTGCGGACGCATATTGAGAACGCCTGCCACGAGAAGAACACCATCGCTCATGCGTTGTTCGGCACGGAGCCGCTGGACCCTAAGACGATGTACGAGGAGTACTCACGCGCCGCCGAGCAGATCGCACCCTTTGTGACCGATACGGCGGTGATGTTGAACCAAGAGATCGACAACGGCGGGAAGGTGATGTTCGAAGGGGCGCAGGGCGCGTTGCTGGATATCGACCACGGCACCTATCCCTTCGTGACCTCTTCCTCTTCGACCGCAGGCGGAGCCGTGACGGGTACGGGAGTTGGGCCGACCAGGATCGGCACAGTTATCGGCGTTACCAAGGCTTACGTGACGCGAGTCGGCGAAGGTCCGTTCCCCACCGAGATCCATGATTCTACCAGCGATCTGTTGCGTGCTCGCGGGCAGGAGTATGGTGCGGTGACCGGACGTCCGCGACGCTGCGGCTGGCTCGATCTGCCGCTGCTGCGCTACAGCAACATGATCAACGGGACCGAATGGCTGGTGGTCACCAAGATGGATGTGATGGACGAGTGCGCCGAGATTCCGGTATGCACCGGCTACAAGGTAAACGGCAAGCTGACCGATCTGATTCCCGCGGACATGCCGGGTTACAACGCCATCGAGCCGGTCTACACCAGGCTGAAGGGCTGGAACAGCTCGACCGAGGGGATTACCGAGTTCGACAAGCTGCCGCAGCTGGCGCAGGATTACCTGAAATTTGTAGAGAAGGAGTCCGGGGCGAAGATTGGCATGGTCTCCACCGGCCCGGACCGCGACCAGACCATGAGCCTGCCAGCGTTTGAAGACGCATTGAAGGCATAG